Proteins encoded within one genomic window of Guyparkeria hydrothermalis:
- a CDS encoding argininosuccinate synthase — protein sequence MSNPSAPKKLGKVVLAYSGGLDTSVILKWLEETYDCEVVTFTADLGQGEELEPARQKAEQMGVKEIYIDDVRETFVRDYVFPMFRANAIYEGEYLLGTSIARPLIAKRLVDIARETGADAVAHGATGKGNDQVRFELNAYALNPEIEVIAPWREWDLNSREKLMNYAKTRDIPVDFAAAGKKSPYSMDANLLHISYEGGNLEDPWWEPEEDMWRWSVSPERAPDEATEITIGFEKGDPVSINGEKLSPAELLLKLNQLGGANGIGRLDMVENRYVGMKSRGCYETPGGTILLKARRALESLTLDRGEAHMKDELMPKYAELVYNGYWFAPEREMLQEAIDATQKNVNGDVRLRLYKGNVIVAGRQSDNSLFDPAIATFEDDAGAYDQRDAEGFIKLNALRLRIGAKAGRRG from the coding sequence ATGAGCAATCCCTCGGCCCCCAAGAAGCTCGGCAAGGTGGTTCTGGCCTATTCCGGCGGCCTGGACACCTCGGTGATCCTCAAGTGGCTGGAAGAGACCTATGACTGCGAAGTGGTCACCTTCACCGCGGATCTGGGGCAGGGCGAGGAGCTTGAGCCCGCGCGCCAGAAGGCCGAGCAGATGGGCGTCAAGGAAATCTACATCGATGATGTGCGCGAGACCTTCGTCCGCGATTACGTCTTCCCGATGTTCCGCGCCAACGCCATCTACGAGGGCGAGTACCTGCTCGGCACCTCGATTGCCCGCCCTCTGATCGCCAAGCGGCTGGTCGACATCGCTCGCGAGACCGGCGCGGACGCGGTCGCCCACGGTGCCACCGGCAAGGGCAACGATCAGGTGCGCTTCGAGCTCAATGCCTACGCGCTCAACCCCGAGATCGAGGTGATCGCCCCTTGGCGCGAGTGGGATCTCAACTCCCGCGAGAAGCTTATGAACTACGCCAAGACGCGCGATATTCCGGTCGACTTTGCCGCAGCCGGCAAGAAATCGCCGTACTCCATGGACGCCAACCTGCTGCACATCTCCTACGAGGGCGGCAACCTCGAGGATCCGTGGTGGGAGCCGGAAGAGGACATGTGGCGCTGGTCGGTCAGCCCGGAACGTGCCCCCGACGAGGCCACAGAGATCACCATCGGCTTCGAAAAAGGCGACCCGGTATCGATCAACGGCGAGAAGCTCTCGCCGGCCGAACTGCTGCTCAAGCTCAACCAGCTGGGTGGCGCGAACGGGATCGGCCGCCTCGACATGGTCGAGAACCGCTACGTCGGCATGAAGTCTCGTGGCTGCTACGAGACGCCGGGCGGCACCATCCTCCTGAAGGCCCGTCGTGCGCTCGAGTCACTCACCCTTGACCGGGGCGAGGCGCACATGAAGGATGAACTGATGCCCAAGTACGCCGAGCTGGTGTACAACGGCTACTGGTTCGCCCCGGAGCGCGAGATGCTGCAGGAGGCGATCGACGCCACGCAGAAGAACGTAAACGGCGATGTTCGCCTGCGTCTGTACAAGGGCAACGTGATCGTCGCCGGCCGCCAGTCCGACAACAGTCTGTTCGACCCGGCGATCGCCACCTTCGAGGACGACGCCGGCGCCTACGATCAGCGTGACGCGGAAGGCTTCATCAAGCTCAACGCGCTGCGTCTTCGCATCGGGGCAAAAGCCGGACGGCGCGGCTGA